The region taatttcagatttcaatacatacatatatgcgttacataattttaaattattttataatttaaattataaacataaaattataagttgtatattttgaatttaattttataaatatatgatgtataaaaattatttaaattatatacttttgttttatttttaaattataaatattaagtcaattttgtattttcaatttgttttattataggAAATTAAGATGAGTAGACCTAATCAAGCTATTGAACAAGAAGATGAAACAAAATCTCTTTGGAGAAATTTTGCAAAGATAAGAAAAACTCCTGGTGGTGGAAACTATATGGTCAACTGtactttgtgtgattttgaatttaatgGATTTTACACTCGAGTGAGAGCTCATCTCTTAAAAATTAAGGGAGAAGGGGTTAGAGTTTGTCCAAAGGTGAATCCGTCAAAACTTGATGAGCTTAAAAGATTGGATAATGAAGCAactttgaaaatagaaaattcaagAAGAAAAAGGTCTCTCTACCACCTGTATATGAGGAAAGAAAGCAGACAAGCAATGGTGGTGTTCACCAAAAACTCAAAAGTCCTCTAGAAGCTTCTTTCAACATTCAAGCTAGAGATGCTCTTGATTATGAAATTGCAAAGATGTTTTATTCTTCAAGATTAGCATTTTATCTCGTAGAAGTCCTTAGGATAGGAGTGCCTTTTCTTACGCTGCCAATATTTCTAACCTTAGTGGATATGTACCACcatcatatataataaattgagaGGTCCACTACTTGAAAAAGAAAGAGCTCATGTAGAAAATCTTCTGcaacctataaaaaaaattcatggaaGCAAAAAGGTGTGACAATTGTTAGCGATgggttttatcaattttatggcTACCAATGAGAGTGGACCAATGTTTTTGAAAGCAATAAATGGATCTGGTGAGACAAAAGACAAGGATTTTATTGCCAAACACATGAGAGATGTAATTATGGAAGTTGGACCAAAAAATGTGGTACAAATTATCACAAACAATGCAGCAGTATGTAAGGCAGCAGGTATGATCATAgaatcaaaattttcttcaatctATTGGACTCCTTGTGTAGTGCACACCTTGAATCTtgcattgaaaaatatttgtgtgGCAAAAAATACAGAAAGAAACAATGATCTTTATGAAGAATTTTAGTGGATCTCACAAATTGCCGATGATgctacatttattaaaaacttcaTTATGGGGCACTTTATGAGATTATCAATGTTTAATAACTTCAATTCATTGAAGTTTCTTTCTGTTGCTCCAACCAGATTTGCTTCAACCATTGTCATGCTTAAAAGATTTAGAAGTTTGAAAAGAGGACTCCAAGATATGGTAATTAGTAATGAATGGTCTGATTACAAAAAGGATAATGTTGATAATGCACGAACAGTCAAAGAAACTTTATTGAATGATAATTGGTGGACGAAGGTTGACTATATACTTGCTTTTACTGTCCCTATTTATGATGTTCTTAGAAAAACAGATACGGATATGGCTACTCTTCATTTAGTGTATGAGATGTGGGATTCAATGATTGAAGATGTGAGGAAGATCATATACCAACATGAAAGAAATGCACAAGTTGAACATTCATCTTTTTTTGAGACAGTAAACTCAGTATTAATTGATCGTTGGACTAAGAGTAGCACATCTCTTCATTGTCTTGCTCATTCTTTAAATCCAAGGTAATTatactattaaattattttattattatatattttattattatatattttattattatatattttttgtatatgtcttatctataatatataatattatgttaatttatgcTTATGTTCTTTAATACTGTAGATATTATAGTGATGAATGGTTAAGTGAATATTCACAAAGACTTGCCCCACATGAAGATGCAGAACTTActcatgaaagaaaaaaaatgttttatgaaGTACTTTGATGATGTGGATGTAAGGAGACAATCAAATTTAGAGTTTGCAAACTTTTCAAATGAAAGAGAAGATTTTGTAGATGCCAACGCTATAAGGGATAGAACTAAAATGGATACAAAATCATGGTAGATTGTTCATGGATCTCAGGCACCAAACACTTCAAAAGATATCTCTTAAGCTACTTGGacaaccttcttcttcttcttcttgtgaAAGGAATTGGAGTACCTACTCTTTTATACATTCttattgaaaagaaataagataaCTCCCAAAGGGGCGGAAGATTTAGTATTTATCCATAGTACTATTCGTCTTCTCTCAAGAAACTCCTCAAATTACAAAGAAGAGGAAACTAAATTGTGGAATATTGGAGGAGATGACTTTTCATTGGAAGACAGCGAAATTCTTCAGATTGCTAACATATCTCTTGATGAACCAGAAGaaacatttttcaataaaaataaacaaatatgagaGTTAAACATCATGAtttacatacattttttttttttgtttttcttttgctagactttgtttcttttataagtGTTTATCTTGATTTCTATTAGATCATGAAGTATAAttggtaaattattttttatataaatattaatttttaattttttagactaCGAActgtaattttatatatatatatatatatatatatatatatatatgtacatatatgtatatgtacacatatacatatacatatatgtacatatatacatatatacatatgtacatatatacatatatatacatatatacatatatatatatagtatatatatatatatatagtatatatatatatatgtatatatgtacatatgtacatatgtacatatgtacatatgtatatatatgtatatatgtatatatgtacatatgtatatatgtacatatatatatatgtacatatatatatatatatatatatatatatatatatatatatatatatatatatatatatatatatatatatcgtcgtgtccatattttacatttttttaatttagatgtTTTCTCATGTCCATGTCCGTGTTTATGTTTGGGCTTCATAGTTCATAAGAGATAGTTGATAAGAGATGGATTCAACTTCCTTAGTATGAGTAAGATTAAGTGTacagtgtatatatatatatatatatgtatatatatgtacatatgtacatatgtacatatgtacatatgtatgtatgtatatatatatatatatatatatatatatatatatatatatatatatatgtacatatgtacatatgtacatatatacatatatatacacatatatatatatatatatatatatatatatatatgtatattatgtatatatatgtatatatgtacatatatatatatatatatatatatatatatatatatatatatatatatatatatatatatcgtcgtgtccatattttacatttttttaattaagatgtTTTCTCATGTCCATGTCCGTGTTTATGTTTGGGCTTCATAGTTCATAAGAGATAGTTGATAAGAGATGGATTCAACTTCCTTAGTATGAGTAAGATTAAGTGTACAGATGAGCTTTACTGCCTTTTGTTTATTCTAAGGGCAATTTTGGAAGAAATGACCATTCTGATTGCATATGCAACATCTTTGATTGTTGGGTTTTCCTCTGGTCATcttctttttgaaaaaattgaaatatatatatatatatatatatatatatatatatatatatatatatatatatatatatatatatatatatatatatatatatcgtcgTGTCCAtatcttacatttttttaatttagatgtTTTCTCATGTCCATGTCCGTGTTTATGTTTGGGCTTCATAGTTCATAAGAGATAATTGATAAGAGATGCATTCAACTTCCTTAGTATGAGTAAGATTAAGTGTACAGATGAGCTTTACTGCCTTTTGTTTATTCTAAGGGCAATTTTGGAAGAAATGACCATTCTGATTGCATATGCAACATCTTTGATTGTTGGGTTTTCCTCTGGTCatcttcttttttaaaaaattgaagaattttaaaaaattgaaattcttcttttcctttttattttcaatgaattatttttccatcttctttttATTGCAATCTCTAGAGCAATTTCCAGAACAAGACTTTTTACATTTGATCTCCAGATATGACTTTTTACAGGCTTTGTTGGACTTGCTCTTTTTGGCTCATTAAGTCTGAGAAGAATTCATGTTGTCTGCATAATTGTCCACAACTTTTTATGCCATCTGGTGAATCTGTCGTAGTGTCAAAGACGTGAAATCCTTTTGGATCGAGATAGCGATCATGTTTAACTCTGGTTGAATCTCAACAGGGAGAGAAGCAACATAAGTGTTTTTCAAACTCGGATCATTGAGTCAATGAGATGATAAAATCTTTTGCTCATTATTTGACAATGTTTTTCTAAGTTTGTGATTTTTACTAAGCAACATTTCACCTAAAGAAACTCTTgtctgagttttttttttatcaatgatAGTACCATCTCCGATTAGTTCTTTGCGGAGTGCTCCAAGTACTGTTGATGTTTGTTCAAACTCGTGGAATTGGTTCTGTCTAACAGTCCTTAAATTATGGTACAATTCCATTAAAGTTCCTGTCATTCTACAGCAGAATTCTTTGATGCCTTTATAAGTGTCTGGTTCCTTTATCATCTTGGTAGCTAACTGAGCTCGAAACTAAATGACCTTCATCTCCATTTATTAGAAGGGATTTTGTTTAAAGTGAACTAAGGTCATCCACTAACACTGGAACTTTTTGTCCTATAAGGTCCTGAATCGAACTCTTCATTTGGAGAATCATAAATAGGTTCTTGACGAACTTCAGATTGGAAGTATTAGTCATGAGGATTTGAATCACATCAGCATAGGCTGGATCTTCAAATGATTCTGATCCATTAGAAGAATAATTTtcagtttcttttattatggTTGAGGAAGTTTGGATAGGTTCTATGATTATCTGAGAGTCCTAGAAATAATGGTCGTTGATGGCAGACTTTTTGGGTGAAGTTTCGCTCTCATGGAATGGTTTCTTAATGAATGTGCTGTATTTTTCAAGTTTATCTTTTTTCGATTTTGAGGATTCTTCCTTCTACTCAGTTCTATGAGCAAAAGTAGTGGGGAGAGACCAATATGATGGTTATCAAAAATAAGAGGATGGATTTTGAAAGGGAGTATATAACTAGGTTGTATTAAACAGGGAAGGAAATTGGTCAGCTTTTTTCTTGATCTTAGTGTCAATATAGTTATCCATTTCTTGGATCTGGGATTTTAGTTGTCTTATCTCTCTTTCTTTAGCATGGGATGATTCTCCAAACACCGTGTTCATCACTCTTCTTCAAGTCTATAGATTTATGAAGAAAGTTGTTTATAATATCTTCTCACgtttgttgaaaaatattaaagtataatgcaaattctagaagaatctagaaaaatataagatagagttattgaaatgtaaagaaacttctagagtattggagaaaagcctaggatagaaagaaaaatcaagaacattcaactatgtagaaaaatctagaagtatttgcattagttctagctaggagtttctagaataatctatgggtctataaatacccatgtatcctaccattttgtaacatcaagaacaactaacacaacatccaatacaactactctcaactacaaatgcacttctccaactactactttcacactctactatctacacattttctctatcccttcaactatccctttcacaaccttgaattactatcagtggtatcagagctacGTTCGGTCATCTACTGGGTGTAGATAAACTTTTCaactacttcaaaaaaattagaacttcattctatactacttccaaaatattttctcaacctATGGCCACTACCAATCAAACATCATCAATTCCAGTACCTATTTTCACaggagaaaattatgatttttggagTGTCAAAATGAAGACATTCTTTCGCTCCCAAGATTTATGGGACATTATAGAAGAGGGATTCACTATTCCAGAAGACACTTCCGCTCTTACTGCAACTCAGAAGAAGGAGTTGAAGGAAAGCAAACAAAAGGATTCAAGGGCTTTATTTGCTCTTCAACAAGCAGTTGATGACACAATCTTTCCGAGAATAATAGGTGCCACAAACGCAAAGCAAGCTTGGAACACAATACAAGAAGAGTTTCAAGGAAGTGATGAGGTACGCAATGTTAAACTTCATTCTCTAAGACGAGAGTTTgaattaataagaatgaaagaatctGAGACCATTAAAGACTACTATTCTAGAATAAAGGAAATAGTTAGTCAGATGAGAGCCTATGGGGAAACTATTCTTGACAAAAAAatcgttgagaaaattttaatttctattccccAAAAATATGATGCAATCGCAACTGcgattgaacaaacaaaagatttggCCACATTGTCAGTAACACAACTAATGGGCTCTCTTGAAGCTTATGAACAAAGATTGAAAAGGCATGAAGAAGACTCAGTCGAAAATGCCTtttaatcaaaactaaaattacggtctcagaataaagaatatgaaggaaataaaagtagaggagaaatttctagaaataaagaaaattctagaAGCTTCCCTATGACTCGTCAAGGAAAATATCCCCCATGTGGCATATGTAAAAAGACAAGTCACATGGAAAAAGATTGTTGGCATCATGGAAAACCTCAATGTCAATACTGCAAGAAATTTGGCCACATAGAGAAGTattgtcataataaaaataagcatcaagCAAACTTTGCTGAAGAACATAATCAGGAGCAACGCTTATTTTATGCTAATCAAGAATCTCCTAACGGAGGAGAAAGTTGGTACTTGGATAGTGGATGCAGCAATCACATGGCCAAAGATCAAAGCatcttcaaagacattgataaatCTGTCAATGTCAAAGTTCGACTAGGAAACGGTACCACAGTGGAGTCTCAAGGCAAAGGAACTGTCATGGTGGAGACAAAGAAAGGTACGAAATTCATCAAGGATGTTTTATTGGTTCCCAATCTTAAAGAgaatcttttaagtattggtcaaatgatggagaatggatattctctccactttgagaaagatacatgcaaaatttatgacagtagaAAGACAGAAATTGGCcaagtaaaaatggagaagagaaatagaagctttcccataagcttcaaacctggtactaatattgccatgaaggcagaagttgatgactcgtggctttggcataggagatttggccacttcaacacatatgccttaaagcttctatataagaaaaacatgatgagagatcttccatgcttaaaagagaataatgaatcatgcgaaggatgtctccttggtaaacaacatcgattaccattctcgaccgacaa is a window of Vigna unguiculata cultivar IT97K-499-35 chromosome 4, ASM411807v1, whole genome shotgun sequence DNA encoding:
- the LOC114180714 gene encoding uncharacterized protein LOC114180714, with protein sequence MKTFFRSQDLWDIIEEGFTIPEDTSALTATQKKELKESKQKDSRALFALQQAVDDTIFPRIIGATNAKQAWNTIQEEFQGSDEVRNVKLHSLRREFELIRMKESETIKDYYSRIKEIVSQMRAYGETILDKKIVEKILISIPQKYDAIATAIEQTKDLATLSVTQLMGSLEAYEQRLKRHEEDSVENAF